In Cardinium endosymbiont of Dermatophagoides farinae, the sequence AAGTAATAAGGATCCATTGCTGGGTCAGTCTGTTTTTACAATTGCTAAGAAAAAAAAACCACTGCTGTATACTGGAAGCATAGATGATGCTAATTTTAGTCTGGAATGGACCATGCCCCAGCATTGTATTCGTGTCAGTATGCCTAGCAAGACTGGTGCATATGGTTCTTTGATTTTTAATGAAGCTGGGGAGGATATTGCCTTAAATTGTGCTGGCTCAGCCACCATGGATGTTGGACTACATCTAGCCTATGTTCATCATGCATTAGCTGCGTTAAAGCAACAGCAACTGCCCGTTAGAAAACATATTGGTGCTTTATTAACTACTTATCCATTAGATGAGGCCATTCGTTATAATCATCTTTCTCAATCATCACAAAAAGAGTATTTAAAAAAGTTTCCAGATGCAAAAAATAAAATTTTACAAGTACAGCGCATCCTAAAGGGGACACCAGCAGCGGGTAAGCTGTATCCTGGGGATTTGATTTGGAAGTTTAATGGTCAATGGGTTGGACCTAATCTGGTAGATTTTGATAGGGCTATGAATAAATCATCAAAAGACCAGCTGGTGTTGACCATTTTTCGAAATGGGTCGTTTTATGATATTACGTTGCCTTATTACAATTTGAATAGCCATCGCATCACTAAAATGGTTCAATTTGGCGGTACTACTTTTTTTGAAACAGATGATTTTTGCAGTACACTGGCAGGCGTTTCACCTAAAACTTTAGTTGCTTGTATTGCAGCACCCAATACAATTTTTAAAGTATATGCTTATCCACAGCACCATTTTAAAATTTTAGGTGTCGAATGTTTGGCTATTAATGGTCAGCCTGTTCAAAAATTGGATGCGTTGATTGCATTGATTCCACAATTGGTGCGTGAAAAATACTTTACCATGGCGTACATCAATCACTTGCCTCCATCACATGGGTTATTTACTTCATTTGCGCATGATTGCTATACAGTTAATGTGGAATATGACCCGAACTTAGCACCTCCTAAGGTTTGGGAATGGGATCCCGTTCACCTGGAATGGAAGGGTCAAGAAATTGTTTTAGATTAGGTAGCTGTAGGTTATCCCATCAGCTGGTTTACTATAACCCTTATGAAAATGGATCGTTTTAAGGCCTAATTTTTGGGCTATCTTTTTTGCTTTTTTGCTCCATACACCTATGCTTTTGGCTGGGGAACCCTTCTCTGAAAGGGTAATTGAGCATGCTAAAAAATCAGTAGTAACGATTAATGTAAATGCTTCTTTTTCAGCTTATAAGCAGCGTAGCAAATGGAGTGGAACGGGTTGTGTGGTAGATAAGCAAAATGGATATATCTTAACCAATCAACATATAATAGGGGCTGCCGTAGTGGGTAGCTATAAGATAACCTTTTTTAATGGCATCCAGCAAGAGGCCCATTTGATCTATTATGATCCATGGTTGGACTATGGATTTTTGCAAGTTGTCCCTGCACTGATTCCAAAAGAGGTTACGGAAACGACTTTTAGTCGTCATAATCCAGTTATGGATCAGCCTATTTTTATTGTTGGTAATAATGAGGGGCACAGCTTTTCTTTACATACAGGTGTTGTAGCAGATTTGTATGAGATTAAAGATTCCATGCCTCAGCAATCGATTAATCTCAGTTTAAATACCAAGGGTGGATCCAGTGGTTCGCCTATTTTTAACAAAAATGGACAAGCGGTAGGACTTAATTATGGTGGAAATCACACATTTGGGTTTGCCATCCATCCTGAATATATTCGGTATGCTTTATCAGCGATTCGGCAGGGTAAGGTTCCAATCAGGAAACAGGTCGGGGTGATTACCAAATCTACTCCTATTAAGGATGTAGTCCGCTATGATGGGTTGCCGGCATCCGTCCAGCAGCAATACATCAAGACTTTTTCTAATGGCGCTACCTCTGTTATTGAAGTAGACTATCTGCTCCCTGATAGTCCTGCTTTTGGTTTACTCTTTCCTGGAGATGTGATTTGGGCCATTAATGGCAGCCAAATAGGTCCTAACTTAGTTGCTTTTGATATGGCGATGAATCAATCTACTAAAGATCATGTCGTATTAACCATTCTTAGAATGGGGCAATGGCATGATATCAAGGTAGGGCTTTATGATCTTGAGCTTCATAAAATCAAAAAAATGGTTCATTTTGGAGGCGCTATCTTTTTTGAAATGGATGATTATACTGCTAAAATAAGTGGCATACCTGCTAAAAGCTTGACCTTTGTTAAAGTGGATACAAATCACATTTTTAATAATGTTGCTCCGTATAGGATTAAAAATGATTTTAGGCTTAAAGTGTTATCCTTTAATAAAAAACCGATTGCTGATCTTGAAACATTCGTCTCAATGGTGCCATCATTAATCGCTAAAAAATATTTTACTATAGAATATACTGATTTTTCCCCTTTTCATGCATTTTGTGCTGCGTTACATTTAGGTCCTAGGCCATCGAGAGCCTATGTAGAATATGGCACCCACCTTCCTCAGCCTAGATCATTTATTTGGGAGGAGACACACCACCGATGGGTCAGTTCACCTATTGGTATAAAGTGATGCTAACCTTAGTATATCGATCCTATTTCTTTTTCTCAAAAATCGCTTCAGCATTTTGCGTGGTGATGCATGCCACCTCTGCTACCGTTGTTGCTTTTACTGCTGCAAGGGTTGCTGCTGTGTAACATAGGTAGCTTGGCTCATTGGGTTTCCCTCGATAAGGTGCCGGTGTTAGGTAAGGGCTATCTGTTTCTAAGACCAAATGTTTGAGATCTATAGCCGATATGGTTGCAGCCAATCCACTTTTCGGCAGGGTAATAATCCCACCAATCCCTAGCGAAAAACCCAGCGCTATACATTTTTCTGCTTCTTGCAAGTTGCCTGTAAAGCAGTGAATCACCCCGCTTAGGCTGCCATCCTGTTCTTGCTCCAATAATTGGATAACCTCTTTAAAAGCATTTCTGCAGTGAATAGATAGCGGCAAGTGGTAGCGTTTGGCTAAAGCAAGTTGAATGCGAAATGCTTCCTGTTGTGCTTCAAGCAAAGTAGTATCATGGTATAGGTCTATACCAACTTCCCCAACAGCTATAAACCCACCTTTATCCAGCCATTCTTCTACCACATATAACTGTTTGGTAAAATCTTTTCTGATATGACAAGGATGGATCCCCATCATAGGCAAGCAGTAGGGAGATAGCGCTGCCACATCCATCATCCTTTCGATTGTCTCTTCCTCTATATTGGGCATATAGATTTTTTGGATATGGTTTTTTTTTTGCCCTTTCTAAAACCAGTGACAATGGACCTTCCAGGTCATATATATGGGCATGGGTGTCAATAAATTTCATAATCCATCGGAGTTAGTCTATTAATATTGCCCTCCTCCCCAACTCTATCACCTCTATATGGTGAATCTTTTTATCGTTTATTTCAAAACGCAATAGCGTACGCATGTAATGGGCACCATGGCGTCCAGCAGCACCAGGGTTAAGATACAGCAGTGGAGGACGCTTGACGTCATACATTACCCGTAAAATATGTGAGTGGCCGCCAACCAAAACATCAGGCTGTGTTTGACTCAATTTGGTACGTATTTGTAGCGTATATAAAGGCGGATAACCCGTTATATGCATCAGCCATATATGAAGCTGTTCACATTGGAATGACTGAAATTCAGGGTATTTTTGCCTTACTATGCGGTCATCAATATTCCCATATACCGCTCTAAACCCCTTAAAACGATCCAATTCGGCGAGCAATTCAGGGTCACCAATGTCTCCTGCATGCCATACCTCATCACATTGTGCAAAATGGTCAAAAACCTTAGGATCCAACCATCCATGCGTATCTGAAAGTAAACCAATTTTCATATTGCTGTGTTGTGCCAATGGTTACAACGTAATTTTATCTGCCATTTGTATAAGTTTAAGATATAAAATAATTTTCCAAAGCAAGGGAACCTAATTGCTTTTGGCTTTATTGATATACGACAGCTGTATAATAGCTGGTAAATAGCCAAATTATGGTGAGCATAGTTTTTAGGAAATAATCTTTTAAGCTGACGTTATGCTATCCTCTAATGCCAGCAACTCTTTTTTAACAGCTATTCCTCCAGCATATCCTCCCAGCGACCCATCACTGCTAATCACTCTATGGCAAGGCAGCAGAATAGACAAAGGATTTCTACCAATAGCGGAAGCCACTGCTCTGATTGCATTTGGATAAGCCGTTAAAGCAGCAAATGCTTTGTAGGTGCACACCTCCCCATAGGGAATTTTTAGTAAGGATTTCCATATATTGATTTGAAAGTCAGTTCCAATTAATTTATAATCTATTGTAAATGCAGTTCTTTTTAAAATAAAATAGTCATCCAATTGTAGCTTGGTCTCCTTAAAGACCATTTTATCTGTATGGTATTGCCACTGATTTGGTATAACAGGAAAATATTTTTGCCCTTCCAAGTATAGACCAGTTAATTGGTTGTAGTGGGCTGTTAACAAAATTGTACCAATTGGTGTTTTGGTATAGCTGTAGTAAAGCATTTCCTTTGTTGTTTCCATATGTTTTAAAGATTGGTAAGTGGTGCGCTTTATATATAGGTTTTTTTTGATAAAAATTTGCTATTTAAATTTATTTTTAATAAATAAAATTTTAGGTGTTGTTGTAATGAAGGCAGCCACGCGTAATGTACAGTAGACCTTTTGCAAAACCTATTTGTGATCAGCAGTTTTTAGGAGAAGCGCAGTCGCCAGCATACTAAATGTATTTGAGGAGCATAGACCACAAAATTGCCATTTAGCAATAGGTTTTGCAGAAGGTCTGGTGTTATACCCAATCTTATAAAGATACGCTTATGAACATTAATCCAAATTTAAGACTTACGTTTACAGGCCTTTTGCTAATTCTTTCATCATGTAATGGATTGCGTAATGGAATGTATGGTGCAGAGTCTTCTAGTAACTCAATTAATGATCCAATAGTAATGGATTATAGCCATCCTTCTCCAAACTATAATGAACGCTCATCAAGTATACCTCTTAAGATTATAGTGGCGCACTATACTGTAGGTGATTTGCAAAGCTCTTTAAACACCTTAACAGATCCATCTCCAGTTGGACATGGACGTGTTAGTGCCCATTATTTAGTTCCAAAAGCAGCTATAGATAACCAGAGGAAGGTCTTTGGCTTGGTGCCTGAGGATAAGCGGGCTTGGCATGCAGGCGTTGGTCAGTGGGGCATTTATGGTGATGTAAATGATGTTTCGGTAGGAATAGAAATAGTAAATTCAGGTTATAAGGAGCTAGAGAATAGGCGTGCTTGGGACCCTTTCCCTGATTATCAAATCGATACACTTATATCATTAATGCAGCCGGTTATAGAAACGGTGTTAAGCCTACTAATGTAATAGCCCATGCTGATCTAGCCCCTGGAAGAAAGCAAGACCCAGGTCCTGCATTTCCTTGGGAGGAGCTTTATAAAAATGGCATAGGTGCTTGGTATAATCGATCCGAACTTGATATAAAAGAACAAGGTAGTTAGATATTGAGCAGCTTCAAAAGGATTTAAAGACCTATGGTTATCCCGTGAAACAATGTTCCGGTTTTTTAGATGAAGATACTCGTAGCACATTAACTTCATTTCAGATGCATTTTAGACCTAAACCTTGTTCAGGCGATGTCGATGCAGAAACAGCTGCCATTGCTAAAAACTTAGTAGAGAAGTATTATAATGATTAGATAAAGCAAGATGTATCGTGCCCATTCAGCCAATGGCGTCAACTTAATGAGTATATTTTATTGGTTGTCAAATAAAATATCATATTAATTGCGTTTGTTTCAATTGCGTCAACTTAAGGTGCTAATGGCCGCCGATAAAAAAACTTGGCGCTTCAGTAAACTTGTAATCTGTTAGACGCTCTATTGTTCAGCGGATCAGAAAAACAGCTTGTTTAAACCCCACGTAGTGGGCGAGTTCTGTTTTTCCCGCTGAACAATAGAGCGTTTCGTTACTTTTATTGTGCGTCAAACTTTTTATTGGCGGTCATGGGCAGAAGAGTATGCTAACTATCCATAAACTGCTTTTTCTACTGCTGTATTAGCATACTTTTTCCTTAAGCTCCCGCCATTGTCCATTCAGCTATATGGCGTTGCTGCACCCAAGACAACGATAAGCAAAAAGTAGCATGTAAATTCCTTTTCTTTATACAGAGATAGCTGCTTTAATAGCTGGATGATGCATATAATGGAGCAATGTAAAATCCTCATATACAAATTCAAATAAATCCTTTACCTGTGCTCGGAGTTGCATAGTCGGCAATGGATAGGGAGTCCGTTTGAGTTGCAAGCTGGCTTGTGCTAGGTGGTTATGGTATAGGTGCGCATCGCCCAGGGTATGAATCAGTGTACCAGCTGTTAGCCCACACACTTGTGCTACCATCATGGTTAACAGTGCATACGAGGCAATATTAAAAGGAACCCCTAAGAAAACATCCGCACTACGTTGGTAGAGTTGGCAAGATAGTTTGCCATTTGCTACATAAAATTGAAAAAAAGCATGACAAGGTGGCAAAGCCATTTTAGGGATTTCACCCACATTCCATGCACTTACCAGTAGCCTACGCGAGTGAGGATTCTCTTTGATCTCCTTGACAACCGAACTAATTTGATCAATGTTTGCACCTGTTACCGTAGGCCAGCTTCTCCACTGATGGCCATAAATAGGGCCTAGTTCGCCCGCTTTAGTGGCCCATTCATCCCATATCGTAACCCCATGTTTATGTAAATAAGCTACATTTGTATCCCCGCTTAAAAACCAAAGCAATTCATGAATAATAGAACGCAGGTGCATTTTTTTAGTCGTAAGCAATGGAAACCCTTCCGCTAAGTTAAACCGCATCTGGTAGCCAAACAGACTCTTTGTGCCCGTGCCCGTCCTATCTTTTTTATCCATCCCCTCCGCTAAAATATGTTCTAGTAATGTTAAATATGGTTTCATTGGTATCCTTAATCCTTTGCTGGTCTAGCCACGGAATTTATGCCAATTCCTGGTTAAGCGCAAGCTTTTTGGGCGTTTGTTAAACGCAGCCCAAGCAATACCACATTTGTTTGAAAAAATATTTGCGGTTTAAAAAAAAAGTTATACCTTTGTAGTACGATTCAACGTAGAAGAGGCCAAAGCGTTAGAGGTGCCGATAAAGGTGTTAAAGGAGCTGGGCTGAATTGCGTTAGGTTTCGAAAGATGTTCTTTGACTTATTGTAAAAGCAAAATAGGGTAGGCGGATCCCTTTTAGGGATTCAGCATATTTCCATTTCAAGAGTAAGTAAGAAATAATAAAGGGCGTATGGGGGATGCCTTGGCTCTTAGAGGCGAAGAAAGACGTGATAAACTGCGATAAGTTGCGGGGATTGGTTGTACGATTTGATCCGCAAATTTCTGAATGGGGCAACCCACCCTACCTATGTAGGGTATCTCTTTATTTAATAGATAAGAGAAGCAAACCTGGAGAACTGAAACATCTAAGTACCCAGAGGAAGAGAAAACAAATAGTGATTCCATAAGTAGTGGTGAGCGAACGTGGATTAGCCCAAACCATAGCAGTTTCGGCTGTTATGGGGTTGTAGGACTAGCAATTTAAATGCATGGCAAGAACTTAAATTATTTTGGAAAAATAAGCCATAGAAGGTGAAAGCCCTGTCAAGGTAATTGGTATGCGTTTAGTTAGTATCCTGAGTAGATCAGTCCCGGTGAAAGGCTGATTGAATTTGCCGGCACCATCCGGTAAGGCTAAATACTCCTAAGAGACCGATAGTGAACAAGTACCGTGAGGGAAAGGTGAAAAGTACCCTGAATAAGGGAGTGAAATAGTTCCTGAAACCATACGCTTACAAGCAGTCGGAGTTTTTTTAATAAGGTATAATATATACGCAAGTATTATTATAACCTTGCGTTTTGTATAAAATGACGGCGTGCCTTTTGTATAATGAGCCTACGAGTTAATCTTTTCTGGCAAGGTAAATCCTTTTGAAAGGAAAAGCCGAAGCGAAAGCGAGTCTGAATAGGGCGCTTTAGTCAGAGGAGTTAGACGCGAAAGCC encodes:
- a CDS encoding S1C family serine protease, whose protein sequence is MRYKNILSTALGLFLAIGAYSICYGKANFKSGVIENVKRSVVSVDIHIALTAYIPPLGVHGAGVVIDKQAGYILTSGIIVGPSIIADYTIGFFNGAETKAKLAYYDPWVDFAILQVDPSMLPKEIQPIKLSNKDPLLGQSVFTIAKKKKPLLYTGSIDDANFSLEWTMPQHCIRVSMPSKTGAYGSLIFNEAGEDIALNCAGSATMDVGLHLAYVHHALAALKQQQLPVRKHIGALLTTYPLDEAIRYNHLSQSSQKEYLKKFPDAKNKILQVQRILKGTPAAGKLYPGDLIWKFNGQWVGPNLVDFDRAMNKSSKDQLVLTIFRNGSFYDITLPYYNLNSHRITKMVQFGGTTFFETDDFCSTLAGVSPKTLVACIAAPNTIFKVYAYPQHHFKILGVECLAINGQPVQKLDALIALIPQLVREKYFTMAYINHLPPSHGLFTSFAHDCYTVNVEYDPNLAPPKVWEWDPVHLEWKGQEIVLD
- a CDS encoding S1C family serine protease, with product MLHTPMLLAGEPFSERVIEHAKKSVVTINVNASFSAYKQRSKWSGTGCVVDKQNGYILTNQHIIGAAVVGSYKITFFNGIQQEAHLIYYDPWLDYGFLQVVPALIPKEVTETTFSRHNPVMDQPIFIVGNNEGHSFSLHTGVVADLYEIKDSMPQQSINLSLNTKGGSSGSPIFNKNGQAVGLNYGGNHTFGFAIHPEYIRYALSAIRQGKVPIRKQVGVITKSTPIKDVVRYDGLPASVQQQYIKTFSNGATSVIEVDYLLPDSPAFGLLFPGDVIWAINGSQIGPNLVAFDMAMNQSTKDHVVLTILRMGQWHDIKVGLYDLELHKIKKMVHFGGAIFFEMDDYTAKISGIPAKSLTFVKVDTNHIFNNVAPYRIKNDFRLKVLSFNKKPIADLETFVSMVPSLIAKKYFTIEYTDFSPFHAFCAALHLGPRPSRAYVEYGTHLPQPRSFIWEETHHRWVSSPIGIK
- a CDS encoding TatD family hydrolase, with protein sequence MPNIEEETIERMMDVAALSPYCLPMMGIHPCHIRKDFTKQLYVVEEWLDKGGFIAVGEVGIDLYHDTTLLEAQQEAFRIQLALAKRYHLPLSIHCRNAFKEVIQLLEQEQDGSLSGVIHCFTGNLQEAEKCIALGFSLGIGGIITLPKSGLAATISAIDLKHLVLETDSPYLTPAPYRGKPNEPSYLCYTAATLAAVKATTVAEVACITTQNAEAIFEKKK
- a CDS encoding metallophosphoesterase family protein codes for the protein MKIGLLSDTHGWLDPKVFDHFAQCDEVWHAGDIGDPELLAELDRFKGFRAVYGNIDDRIVRQKYPEFQSFQCEQLHIWLMHITGYPPLYTLQIRTKLSQTQPDVLVGGHSHILRVMYDVKRPPLLYLNPGAAGRHGAHYMRTLLRFEINDKKIHHIEVIELGRRAILID
- a CDS encoding methylated-DNA--[protein]-cysteine S-methyltransferase, which produces METTKEMLYYSYTKTPIGTILLTAHYNQLTGLYLEGQKYFPVIPNQWQYHTDKMVFKETKLQLDDYFILKRTAFTIDYKLIGTDFQINIWKSLLKIPYGEVCTYKAFAALTAYPNAIRAVASAIGRNPLSILLPCHRVISSDGSLGGYAGGIAVKKELLALEDSITSA
- a CDS encoding N-acetylmuramoyl-L-alanine amidase, yielding MNINPNLRLTFTGLLLILSSCNGLRNGMYGAESSSNSINDPIVMDYSHPSPNYNERSSSIPLKIIVAHYTVGDLQSSLNTLTDPSPVGHGRVSAHYLVPKAAIDNQRKVFGLVPEDKRAWHAGVGQWGIYGDVNDVSVGIEIVNSGYKELENRRAWDPFPDYQIDTLISLMQPVIETVLSLLM
- a CDS encoding thymidylate synthase, which produces MKPYLTLLEHILAEGMDKKDRTGTGTKSLFGYQMRFNLAEGFPLLTTKKMHLRSIIHELLWFLSGDTNVAYLHKHGVTIWDEWATKAGELGPIYGHQWRSWPTVTGANIDQISSVVKEIKENPHSRRLLVSAWNVGEIPKMALPPCHAFFQFYVANGKLSCQLYQRSADVFLGVPFNIASYALLTMMVAQVCGLTAGTLIHTLGDAHLYHNHLAQASLQLKRTPYPLPTMQLRAQVKDLFEFVYEDFTLLHYMHHPAIKAAISV